In the genome of Desulfotignum phosphitoxidans DSM 13687, one region contains:
- a CDS encoding metallophosphoesterase, whose product MFGTVLISVCTFMHVYVFWRAASIPFVEQHMSRKSFIGTALILWAVFFLGRILGHSRTGILAGVLEFLGMNWMAVLFLTFLPLLLIDLITLFGFLMPRLAPSLRGAALVVGMVLSVIALFQGMRPPIVEKYEVTLPDLPSALDGTVIVALSDMHLGSQLGKGWLAARIAQVKEQKPDLVLLLGDIFEGHGPPEDKLIVPFNQLSASYGLWAIPGNHEFYGGSRTNLFESAGFKLLNNTWVEVRPGLVLAGVEDLTTRSRNGQNNDSISQALAGRPPGATILLSHTPWQADKAAQKGVKLMLSGHTHGGQIWPFGYLVRKRYPLLEGRYEVDKMTAIVCRGTGTWGPRMRLWHPGQILRVTLRGEGGQSFKTR is encoded by the coding sequence ATGTTCGGAACCGTTTTAATTTCAGTCTGCACCTTTATGCATGTCTATGTTTTCTGGAGAGCAGCTTCCATACCGTTTGTGGAACAACACATGTCCAGAAAGAGTTTCATCGGCACAGCCCTGATTCTGTGGGCCGTTTTTTTTCTTGGCCGCATCCTGGGGCATTCCAGAACGGGAATTCTTGCAGGTGTTCTTGAGTTCCTGGGAATGAACTGGATGGCTGTTTTATTCCTGACGTTTCTTCCTCTTCTTTTGATTGATCTCATAACTCTTTTCGGCTTTCTTATGCCCCGGTTAGCCCCTTCACTGAGAGGGGCTGCCCTGGTCGTTGGGATGGTGCTCTCGGTAATTGCACTCTTTCAAGGCATGCGGCCGCCGATAGTGGAAAAGTACGAGGTAACCCTTCCCGACTTACCCAGTGCTCTGGATGGAACAGTGATTGTGGCCCTGTCTGATATGCATCTGGGGTCGCAACTCGGCAAGGGTTGGCTGGCAGCTCGGATTGCCCAGGTAAAGGAACAAAAGCCCGATCTTGTATTGTTGCTGGGTGATATTTTTGAAGGGCATGGACCTCCTGAAGATAAGTTGATTGTGCCATTCAATCAACTTTCAGCATCCTATGGACTCTGGGCGATTCCCGGCAATCATGAATTTTACGGGGGAAGCAGAACAAATCTGTTTGAATCAGCAGGGTTTAAATTGCTTAATAACACATGGGTTGAAGTGAGGCCGGGTCTTGTCCTGGCAGGCGTGGAGGACCTGACAACCAGAAGCCGGAATGGTCAAAACAACGATTCCATCTCGCAAGCCCTCGCAGGTCGCCCTCCCGGGGCCACAATTCTTCTTTCTCATACGCCGTGGCAGGCTGATAAAGCAGCCCAAAAAGGCGTGAAATTAATGCTTAGCGGACACACCCATGGCGGCCAGATATGGCCCTTCGGCTATCTGGTCCGAAAAAGATATCCTCTTCTGGAAGGGCGTTATGAGGTGGATAAAATGACAGCCATTGTTTGCAGAGGCACGGGAACATGGGGGCCGCGCATGCGGCTGTGGCATCCCGGTCAGATTCTGCGTGTGACGTTGAGAGGAGAAGGGGGGCAATCCTTCAAGACGAGATGA
- a CDS encoding diheme cytochrome c — protein sequence MYHKTMFFMFCLVFVTLFSIPSFLVYADDDHKENMWGNLLADGKGDNDDNCQQKRKQDHHRDEGHHRDGDHGNSSVKSLANPTYQFQCGACHFAYQPEFLPESSWIKILTSLDDHFGESIELDAESEKIITDYLKSNSADHSTTKRAAKIMKGLGNQTPLRITQIPYIIKEHHEITPDILKREFIGSLSNCIACHTTAEDGIYDDDNVKIPK from the coding sequence ATGTATCACAAGACAATGTTTTTTATGTTTTGCCTGGTTTTCGTCACTCTTTTTTCGATTCCTTCTTTCCTGGTTTATGCTGATGATGACCATAAAGAAAATATGTGGGGCAATCTGTTAGCCGACGGAAAAGGGGATAATGATGACAACTGCCAACAAAAAAGAAAGCAAGACCACCATCGGGATGAAGGCCACCATAGGGATGGAGATCATGGCAATAGCTCTGTAAAATCCTTGGCCAACCCGACTTACCAGTTTCAATGCGGGGCCTGCCATTTTGCCTATCAGCCGGAATTTCTACCGGAATCTTCCTGGATAAAGATCCTGACAAGCCTTGATGATCATTTTGGAGAATCCATTGAACTGGATGCTGAATCAGAAAAAATCATTACAGATTATCTGAAATCCAACAGCGCTGACCATAGCACGACAAAACGAGCGGCCAAAATCATGAAGGGACTTGGGAATCAGACCCCTTTGAGAATTACCCAAATCCCGTATATCATAAAAGAACACCATGAGATTACTCCGGATATATTGAAGCGGGAATTCATAGGTTCTTTATCAAATTGTATTGCTTGTCACACAACGGCTGAAGACGGAATTTATGATGATGACAATGTAAAAATTCCCAAATAG
- a CDS encoding cation-translocating P-type ATPase, which yields MSSISFENLKGLAQEEVVQRQKQDGFNELPTQGKRKGLEILIGVLREPMFLLLIACGALYLLSGEFQEALMLLGFVFVIIGITFYQERKTERALEALKDLSSPRAYVIRDGEKTRIPGREVVCDDIILLSEGDRVPADCILIHAVNVSIDESLLTGESVPVQKTSTKETSAEIGKPGGDDLPFAFSGTLVVSGQAVGIIKATGIRTELGKIGKALQSIEEERTPLQIQTGKVVRTFAIVGCILCTLVIVVYWLTRGNLLEGFLAGLSLAMAILPEEFPVVLTIFLALGAWRISKFRVLTRRVPAVETLGSATVLCVDKTGTLTLNQMTVSDIVAGNQVFKVEKTNEILPEEFHEVVEYSILASPVDPFDPMEKAMKELGEQTLSQTEHLHSSWTFQREYPLSKELLAMSRVWTSASGEDLVIAAKGAPEAIADLCHFDAPKLKWLGEKIDMLSNQGKRVIGVACARQRKTNLPEEQHDFQFKFLGLIGLEDPVRPNVKGAIEECYTAGIRTIMITGDYPGTAMSIARQIGLQNPDQHITGSELEALTNEQLAARIKEVNIFARMVPEQKLRIVQALKINKEIVAMTGDGVNDAPALKAAHIGVAMGGRGTDVAREAASLVLLDDDFNSIVTAVRMGRRIYDNLKKAMMFILSVHIPIAGLSLIPVLLKWPLILFPVHIVFLELIIDPACTLIFEADKDDSGVMNRKPRSIDAKLFEGSTLLKCFFQGGLTLAVTIAIYLFIRNDHSTETARALAFLTLVVCNLGMILSNRSLTKSSISMLKEKNAAFKWVMTGTVAVMCLVLTIPFFKNLYRFGSVSLNDFFLALAGGLVAIILMELVKVIPLFNRKNRFAKNV from the coding sequence ATGAGCAGCATATCGTTTGAGAATTTAAAAGGTCTTGCGCAGGAGGAGGTAGTCCAGCGGCAGAAGCAGGATGGTTTTAATGAATTGCCGACCCAGGGAAAACGAAAGGGTCTGGAAATCCTGATCGGGGTCTTAAGAGAACCCATGTTCCTGTTGTTGATCGCATGCGGGGCATTGTATCTGCTGTCTGGCGAGTTTCAGGAAGCATTGATGCTGCTTGGGTTTGTTTTTGTCATCATCGGCATCACCTTTTATCAGGAACGGAAAACAGAGCGGGCGCTCGAAGCACTCAAGGATCTGTCCAGCCCTCGGGCATATGTCATTCGTGATGGGGAAAAAACACGCATCCCCGGCAGGGAAGTGGTCTGTGATGATATTATCCTGCTGTCGGAAGGAGACCGTGTTCCTGCAGACTGTATTCTGATTCATGCCGTCAATGTTTCCATTGATGAATCTCTTCTGACCGGTGAATCCGTGCCTGTGCAAAAAACATCCACAAAGGAGACCTCTGCTGAGATAGGTAAACCGGGAGGAGATGATCTTCCCTTTGCTTTTTCAGGAACTCTGGTTGTATCCGGTCAGGCCGTAGGAATTATAAAGGCGACAGGAATCCGAACGGAGTTGGGAAAAATCGGCAAAGCGCTTCAATCCATTGAAGAAGAGCGCACCCCGCTTCAGATTCAGACCGGGAAGGTCGTCCGCACATTTGCGATTGTCGGTTGCATCCTTTGCACGCTCGTGATTGTGGTATACTGGCTGACCCGCGGCAACCTGCTGGAAGGATTTCTTGCCGGATTGTCTCTGGCCATGGCCATCCTTCCAGAGGAATTCCCGGTTGTTCTCACCATCTTTCTGGCGCTTGGCGCCTGGCGGATCTCAAAATTCCGGGTGTTGACCCGGCGGGTTCCGGCAGTGGAAACCCTCGGCTCGGCCACCGTGCTCTGTGTTGATAAAACCGGGACACTGACCCTTAATCAAATGACAGTATCCGATATTGTGGCCGGCAATCAGGTATTTAAGGTTGAAAAGACGAATGAAATACTTCCCGAAGAATTTCATGAAGTGGTCGAGTACAGCATTCTTGCAAGCCCGGTCGACCCCTTTGACCCCATGGAAAAGGCCATGAAGGAGCTGGGTGAACAAACCCTTTCACAGACAGAACATCTTCATTCGTCATGGACGTTCCAGCGTGAATATCCCTTAAGCAAAGAACTGCTTGCCATGTCCCGGGTCTGGACGTCGGCTTCGGGTGAAGACCTTGTTATAGCCGCCAAGGGCGCTCCTGAAGCCATTGCGGATCTTTGTCATTTTGATGCACCAAAATTGAAATGGCTTGGAGAAAAAATCGATATGCTCAGTAATCAGGGCAAACGGGTGATCGGAGTTGCATGTGCCCGCCAGAGGAAAACAAATCTGCCTGAGGAGCAGCATGATTTCCAGTTTAAATTCCTCGGATTAATTGGCCTTGAAGACCCTGTCCGTCCCAATGTAAAAGGGGCTATCGAGGAATGTTACACCGCCGGCATCCGAACGATCATGATTACCGGGGATTATCCCGGTACTGCCATGAGTATTGCCCGGCAGATTGGTCTTCAAAATCCGGATCAACACATTACCGGTTCTGAATTGGAAGCATTAACCAATGAACAACTGGCAGCGCGCATAAAAGAGGTCAACATCTTTGCCCGCATGGTGCCGGAACAGAAACTGCGTATAGTTCAGGCCCTTAAAATAAACAAGGAAATCGTTGCCATGACGGGTGATGGTGTGAATGACGCGCCTGCCCTGAAAGCCGCGCATATCGGGGTAGCCATGGGGGGCCGCGGCACGGATGTCGCACGTGAGGCTGCTTCTCTGGTGCTCCTTGATGATGATTTTAATTCCATTGTGACGGCAGTGCGGATGGGGCGGCGTATTTATGACAACCTTAAAAAAGCGATGATGTTCATCCTTTCGGTTCATATCCCAATCGCAGGACTGTCATTAATACCCGTACTGTTGAAATGGCCCTTGATTTTATTCCCGGTGCATATTGTTTTTCTTGAACTGATTATTGATCCCGCATGCACGTTGATCTTTGAAGCTGACAAAGATGACAGCGGTGTCATGAACCGAAAACCGCGCAGTATTGATGCCAAACTCTTCGAAGGGTCGACACTTCTGAAGTGCTTTTTTCAGGGAGGCCTGACCTTGGCTGTTACCATTGCAATTTATCTGTTCATACGCAATGATCATTCTACTGAGACGGCTCGGGCACTGGCCTTTTTAACGCTTGTGGTCTGTAATCTTGGAATGATTTTATCAAATCGCTCCCTGACAAAATCAAGCATCAGCATGCTGAAAGAAAAAAACGCGGCATTTAAATGGGTCATGACCGGAACGGTTGCAGTCATGTGCCTTGTGCTTACCATACCTTTTTTCAAAAACCTGTACCGCTTCGGATCGGTTTCCTTGAATGATTTTTTTCTGGCTCTGGCGGGTGGTCTTGTGGCGATCATTCTTATGGAGCTTGTAAAGGTGATTCCTTTGTTCAACAGGAAAAACCGATTTGCCAAGAATGTATGA
- a CDS encoding M48 family metallopeptidase: protein MMNRVIICLFCLSVFWGCDNTNLDLATQAGIDVIKAATLSDNEVELLAANASKQLDSKNPIAGIQNSYGIRLEKLVGDRYNSNGYVFDFKVYLSPEINAFAMADGTIRIYSGLMDMMNDEEVLFVVGHEMGHVVEKHIKKKIMLAYAASAVRKGIASQENLAGDVARSFMGGLVQTLLNAQFSQAEEKDADDFGILFLKNHGFDINAAISALKKLDGLGNNHSFLSSHPDPAIRAERLQKQVASPGKIITPSFLDKLIASIIRLFP, encoded by the coding sequence ATGATGAACCGTGTGATTATATGCTTGTTTTGTTTGTCAGTTTTTTGGGGATGTGACAATACCAATCTGGATCTTGCCACACAAGCAGGGATAGACGTCATTAAAGCCGCCACATTGAGTGACAATGAGGTTGAGCTCCTTGCGGCAAATGCTTCAAAACAATTAGATTCAAAAAATCCGATTGCAGGAATCCAAAATTCTTACGGAATTAGGTTGGAAAAACTTGTGGGGGACCGATACAATTCAAACGGGTATGTATTTGATTTCAAGGTTTATCTGTCACCAGAGATCAATGCTTTTGCCATGGCAGACGGGACCATAAGGATTTATAGCGGACTGATGGACATGATGAATGATGAGGAGGTGCTCTTTGTGGTGGGGCATGAAATGGGCCATGTAGTGGAAAAACACATCAAGAAAAAAATCATGCTGGCCTATGCTGCGAGCGCGGTGCGCAAAGGGATCGCTTCCCAGGAAAATCTGGCCGGGGATGTAGCTCGATCTTTCATGGGTGGCCTGGTTCAGACACTGCTAAATGCCCAATTTTCACAAGCAGAAGAAAAGGATGCTGATGACTTTGGCATTCTGTTTTTAAAAAACCATGGGTTTGATATTAATGCTGCCATATCGGCCTTGAAAAAACTGGACGGCTTAGGGAATAATCATTCCTTTTTATCCAGTCATCCTGACCCTGCTATCAGGGCTGAACGCCTGCAAAAGCAAGTTGCTTCGCCTGGAAAAATTATCACCCCATCGTTTCTGGACAAATTAATTGCCAGTATTATCAGGCTATTTCCATGA
- a CDS encoding TFIIB-type zinc ribbon-containing protein gives MKCPVCKTNDLIMSDRQGVEIDYCPECRGVWLDRGELDKIIERSLPSTAAGSERSYRDADRSSSHDKKHGHGHGHDDHHDSKHGYGKSYKKKSLLKDIFDF, from the coding sequence ATGAAATGCCCCGTATGCAAAACAAATGATTTAATCATGTCAGACCGACAGGGTGTGGAAATTGACTATTGCCCGGAGTGCCGAGGCGTCTGGCTTGATCGGGGGGAGCTCGACAAGATCATAGAACGATCTCTTCCGTCAACAGCCGCAGGATCGGAACGATCGTATCGTGACGCGGATCGTTCGTCATCGCATGACAAAAAACATGGTCATGGACATGGACATGACGATCATCACGATTCAAAGCATGGATATGGAAAATCATACAAGAAAAAATCTTTATTAAAAGATATTTTCGATTTTTAA
- a CDS encoding IS91 family transposase, whose amino-acid sequence MAQIDNHHFDIYQPRNPKASAYYKCVENHFEELERAWDDMYASRYGFWRTYVMTVIYKYLDCGDLHIGFARVRCEECGHEYLLAFSCKRRQFCPSCHQKRVIEYGEWLLTEVLKDVPHRQWVFSIPKRLRIYFLYDRKLLAKLSICAWKVMNTYLKSVVSDETGVPGASIAVQTYGDFLNFNPHLHAITTDGCFLNDGSFKAAPGFILEDLEKIFQYEVLKMLKKEGKINDAVIENMLSWRHSGFHVYIGDRITPSDTTGLGNLARYIIRACFSQERMVYVPVEDLADGIAKVVYISKDGKSRKVFTALDWLARLTTHIPGRYEQTVRYYGWYSNKSRGMRKKAGTDDTIPAVMPNDISSKESRRNWARLIRKIYEVDPLVCPKCHGEMKIISFIEEFDVIEKILRHLDLWDIHNHDPPQKVFDYILDLVCAWSSGYDEADSRIPEFEHWY is encoded by the coding sequence ATGGCCCAAATTGACAATCATCATTTTGATATTTACCAACCGCGTAATCCTAAGGCAAGCGCATATTACAAGTGTGTCGAAAATCATTTTGAAGAGCTGGAAAGGGCCTGGGATGACATGTACGCATCCCGGTATGGATTCTGGCGCACCTACGTCATGACGGTGATTTACAAATATCTCGACTGTGGAGATCTCCATATAGGATTTGCCAGGGTCCGTTGTGAAGAATGCGGACACGAGTATTTGCTGGCATTTTCCTGCAAACGCAGGCAATTCTGCCCGTCTTGCCATCAGAAACGGGTGATTGAATATGGCGAATGGCTGTTAACGGAGGTGCTGAAAGATGTCCCCCATCGGCAGTGGGTTTTCAGTATCCCCAAACGGCTGCGGATCTATTTTCTTTATGACAGGAAGCTGTTGGCTAAATTGTCGATCTGTGCCTGGAAAGTGATGAATACATACTTGAAATCTGTCGTTTCCGATGAAACCGGCGTACCTGGTGCCAGTATCGCGGTACAAACTTACGGGGATTTTTTGAATTTCAATCCGCATCTGCATGCTATCACCACTGATGGCTGTTTTCTTAATGACGGCAGTTTCAAGGCGGCACCAGGTTTTATACTGGAGGATCTGGAAAAGATTTTCCAATATGAGGTGCTGAAAATGCTCAAGAAGGAGGGAAAAATTAATGATGCCGTCATTGAGAATATGCTTTCATGGCGCCATAGTGGTTTCCATGTTTATATCGGTGATAGAATAACACCGTCAGATACAACCGGTCTTGGCAACCTGGCCCGTTACATTATCCGGGCCTGCTTTTCACAGGAGAGAATGGTTTATGTTCCAGTTGAAGACTTAGCAGATGGTATTGCCAAAGTTGTTTATATATCCAAAGACGGGAAGTCCAGGAAAGTTTTTACAGCACTGGACTGGTTGGCCAGACTGACGACTCATATTCCGGGGCGGTATGAACAGACGGTAAGGTACTATGGTTGGTATTCGAACAAATCCCGCGGGATGCGGAAAAAGGCCGGCACGGATGATACCATCCCTGCTGTTATGCCCAATGATATATCCTCCAAAGAATCCCGGCGGAACTGGGCACGGCTGATCCGGAAAATTTATGAGGTCGATCCGCTTGTGTGCCCCAAATGCCATGGTGAAATGAAAATCATCAGCTTTATCGAAGAATTTGATGTCATTGAAAAGATATTGCGCCATCTCGATCTTTGGGACATCCACAACCATGACCCGCCACAGAAGGTTTTCGATTACATTCTTGATCTGGTCTGCGCGTGGTCTTCAGGCTATGATGAGGCAGACTCCCGGATTCCGGAATTTGAGCACTGGTATTGA
- a CDS encoding efflux RND transporter permease subunit produces MILSLAKSKFLSFYTFFGKKQVLILYFLWQKASSYPYPFFYGAVALRLQDNRNEVTVKVWLPDDERSSLATIENMVLMSPTGEILLENAVEIVPNQAYTSIHRVDGRRTLTVTADVNPKPRTQQIIAILDQEVLPMLMKRYPGLSCSYEGHQAETRESISGLIKGLLVALLGLYAMLAIPFKSYFQPLIIMFVIPFAMIGAVIGHLIMGYSLSVMSLFGMVALTGVVINGSLVLIDFANRKRLTGVTAFEAILSAGVKRFRPIMLTTLTTFGGLAPMIFETSRQAKFLIPMALSLGFGVLFATFITLFMVPSAYMVLEDIIRVIDIKPAQKNSEVIIDTVKQQ; encoded by the coding sequence TTGATACTTTCTTTGGCAAAAAGCAAGTTCTTATCCTTTTATACTTTCTTTGGCAAAAAGCAAGTTCTTATCCTTTACTTTCTTTGGCAAAAAGCAAGTTCTTATCCTTATCCTTTTTTTTATGGTGCGGTCGCCTTGAGACTTCAGGATAACCGCAACGAGGTCACGGTGAAGGTATGGTTGCCCGATGACGAACGTTCTTCTCTGGCCACTATCGAAAACATGGTGTTAATGTCGCCAACCGGGGAGATCCTTCTTGAAAATGCTGTTGAAATTGTACCCAATCAGGCCTATACATCCATTCACCGTGTAGATGGGAGAAGAACATTGACGGTTACAGCCGATGTCAATCCTAAACCCCGTACTCAGCAGATCATCGCGATTCTCGATCAGGAGGTACTGCCGATGCTGATGAAGAGATACCCCGGATTGAGTTGCAGTTATGAGGGGCATCAGGCCGAGACCCGGGAAAGCATATCCGGGCTGATAAAAGGTTTGCTGGTGGCCCTGCTGGGACTATATGCCATGCTCGCAATCCCTTTTAAAAGCTATTTTCAACCCCTTATCATCATGTTTGTTATTCCTTTTGCCATGATCGGGGCGGTGATAGGGCATTTGATTATGGGGTATTCGTTGAGCGTAATGAGCCTGTTCGGGATGGTTGCGCTCACAGGTGTCGTCATTAACGGTTCTCTGGTACTCATTGATTTTGCTAATCGAAAACGCCTGACCGGTGTTACGGCATTCGAAGCTATTCTATCCGCTGGAGTGAAGCGTTTCCGTCCGATTATGCTAACGACACTCACGACCTTCGGCGGATTGGCTCCCATGATTTTCGAAACCTCCCGGCAGGCAAAATTTCTAATCCCCATGGCTTTGTCCCTTGGATTCGGGGTACTTTTTGCAACTTTTATAACCCTTTTCATGGTGCCTTCGGCTTACATGGTGCTCGAAGATATCATCAGGGTGATTGATATCAAACCGGCTCAGAAAAACAGTGAGGTAATTATTGATACTGTGAAGCAACAGTGA
- the trsM gene encoding DVU_1556 family methyltransferase codes for MPGPGGGLHLTDRAFDFCGFAAGDRVLDAGCGYGVTGRYLSDEFGIRVVGIDISIDRAVDRNRRHGTGRPSSVFPELVQARIPGLPFEEDTFKGIFCECVFSLVQEKSSCLGEFYRILRPDGHLVLSDLYIPEKYLSAVRQYQGEGPFTSCMEGAMGIIDLIRILESAGFTITLMEDHTRFLKQLAGQIVFEYGSLDRFWDALPGAAGCGRLTHMCRTGSLKLGYGLFVATKYH; via the coding sequence ATGCCCGGGCCGGGGGGGGGCCTGCACCTGACGGACAGGGCCTTTGATTTCTGCGGGTTTGCGGCCGGGGACCGGGTTCTGGACGCCGGATGCGGGTATGGGGTCACCGGCCGGTATCTGTCAGATGAATTCGGCATCCGGGTGGTGGGCATTGATATCAGCATTGACCGGGCCGTTGACAGGAACAGGCGGCACGGTACCGGACGGCCGTCTTCCGTGTTTCCGGAACTGGTCCAGGCCCGGATACCGGGGCTGCCGTTTGAGGAAGACACGTTCAAAGGCATTTTCTGCGAATGCGTGTTTTCCCTGGTTCAGGAGAAATCCAGCTGCCTGGGAGAATTTTACCGTATCCTTCGGCCCGACGGCCATCTGGTGCTTTCGGATCTGTATATACCGGAAAAATATCTTTCCGCGGTCAGGCAGTACCAGGGAGAGGGTCCGTTCACCTCCTGCATGGAGGGGGCCATGGGGATCATTGACCTGATCCGGATCCTGGAAAGCGCAGGGTTCACCATCACCCTGATGGAGGACCACACGCGGTTTCTCAAACAGCTGGCCGGCCAGATCGTGTTTGAATACGGCAGTCTGGACCGTTTCTGGGATGCTCTGCCCGGCGCGGCCGGCTGCGGGCGCCTGACACACATGTGCCGTACCGGAAGTCTGAAACTGGGGTACGGCCTGTTCGTTGCGACAAAATATCATTGA